Proteins encoded by one window of Massilia sp. NR 4-1:
- a CDS encoding 2'-5' RNA ligase family protein, whose amino-acid sequence MAEQLTLPGIEPKPVLSDRLMLVLLPDAGAVQQVCQRRQALGVRYRLHGRPIIPGRMHITLAGFGDFPGLPPRLVSGLSRLLATVDAPCFTACLDTAMSFDGGHVHAKGRHALVLSGDDGLQGVRILYQALAQRLRAVGFRRVPNHIMPHLTLSYEKLHLAPVQVQPVRWPVKEFVLARSRIGSGEPYAILGRWPLRH is encoded by the coding sequence ATGGCTGAGCAACTGACTTTACCGGGCATCGAACCCAAGCCGGTCCTGAGCGACCGGCTGATGCTCGTGCTGTTGCCGGATGCGGGCGCCGTGCAGCAGGTTTGCCAGCGGCGGCAGGCGCTGGGCGTGCGCTATCGGCTGCACGGACGTCCCATCATTCCAGGCCGCATGCATATCACGCTGGCCGGTTTCGGCGACTTTCCCGGCCTGCCGCCGCGCCTGGTTTCCGGTTTGAGCCGGCTGCTGGCAACCGTCGATGCACCATGCTTTACCGCCTGCCTCGATACCGCTATGAGTTTCGACGGCGGCCATGTGCACGCCAAGGGACGGCACGCGCTGGTGCTGAGCGGCGACGATGGCCTGCAGGGCGTACGCATCCTGTACCAGGCATTGGCCCAGCGCCTGCGCGCGGTGGGTTTTCGCCGCGTGCCGAACCATATCATGCCGCACCTCACCCTATCCTATGAAAAGCTGCATTTGGCGCCGGTCCAGGTGCAGCCGGTCAGGTGGCCGGTGAAGGAATTCGTGCTTGCGCGTAGCCGGATCGGCAGTGGCGAGCCGTATGCCATCCTTGGCCGCTGGCCTTTGCGGCATTGA
- a CDS encoding helix-turn-helix domain-containing protein, whose amino-acid sequence MLCRPPGAALRPFIKQLWVHDAAQTAHPGREHVLPTGLAHLVFRLAGPPLRIYADADDANGAVLREPVLGGPRSSFYIKEVGPPVLSVGVQLEPGALQALFGVSAAELAGRHTPLSELCGGQGDSVLQQLNEAVDARQTLAVLESWLAARLPRVHGLHPGVAQILGGITHETRVDEMVRASSYSHRGFNALFSQATGFSPKRYTRLLRFQALLAAVRAQPASPLSELALALGYSDQAHMNREFREFAGLTPLQYRLLAPEAANHVRWSAG is encoded by the coding sequence ATGCTTTGCAGACCGCCAGGCGCCGCGCTGCGGCCCTTCATCAAACAGCTTTGGGTACACGATGCCGCCCAAACGGCCCATCCCGGCCGCGAGCATGTGCTGCCCACCGGTCTGGCGCATCTGGTCTTCCGCCTAGCGGGACCGCCTTTGCGCATCTACGCCGATGCCGATGATGCCAATGGCGCTGTGCTGCGCGAGCCGGTGCTGGGCGGGCCGCGCAGCAGCTTCTATATCAAGGAAGTGGGACCGCCGGTGCTGAGCGTGGGCGTGCAGCTGGAACCGGGTGCGCTGCAGGCGCTGTTCGGCGTCAGTGCCGCCGAACTGGCCGGCCGGCATACACCTTTGTCCGAACTGTGCGGAGGGCAGGGCGACAGCGTGCTGCAGCAGTTGAACGAGGCGGTCGACGCGCGGCAGACGCTCGCCGTGCTGGAAAGCTGGCTGGCGGCGCGGCTGCCGCGCGTCCATGGCCTGCATCCCGGCGTGGCACAGATCCTGGGCGGCATCACGCATGAAACACGGGTGGATGAGATGGTGCGCGCCAGCAGCTACAGCCATCGCGGTTTCAATGCCCTGTTCAGCCAGGCCACCGGCTTCAGTCCCAAGCGCTACACGCGTCTGCTGCGCTTCCAGGCCTTGCTGGCCGCCGTGCGCGCCCAGCCGGCAAGCCCGCTGAGCGAACTGGCCCTGGCCCTGGGCTATAGCGACCAGGCCCATATGAACCGCGAATTCCGCGAGTTCGCCGGCCTCACGCCGCTACAATACCGCCTGCTGGCGCCGGAGGCCGCCAACCATGTCAGATGGTCCGCCGGCTAG
- a CDS encoding SUKH-3 domain-containing protein: MFDLSEGIRHYFKKAGWVPSNIHAEIPQAPREKALALLSEFAGLEVGSVGAGIELAKSDVCFYSELNPKASGVLKAWEKQTGEVEAIATAHHDHIIIYVGAHGFYAFTDPDDKLYELGPEFSLAMEKLLLGLNYGTAMKPD; encoded by the coding sequence ATGTTCGACTTATCTGAAGGCATCCGCCATTATTTTAAGAAGGCCGGCTGGGTACCGAGCAATATTCACGCCGAAATACCGCAAGCGCCGCGTGAGAAGGCGCTTGCCTTGCTCAGCGAGTTTGCTGGTTTGGAGGTTGGTAGCGTTGGCGCCGGCATCGAATTGGCAAAGAGTGACGTTTGCTTCTATTCAGAGCTGAATCCCAAGGCCAGCGGAGTGCTAAAGGCTTGGGAGAAACAAACCGGCGAAGTCGAAGCGATAGCTACGGCACACCATGACCACATCATTATTTACGTCGGGGCGCATGGCTTTTACGCATTCACCGATCCCGATGATAAGCTTTACGAGCTTGGCCCGGAATTCTCGCTTGCCATGGAAAAATTGCTTCTTGGCTTAAACTATGGCACCGCCATGAAGCCAGATTAA
- a CDS encoding VOC family protein, producing the protein MIHELFAYLCVSDAKQAIAFYTEAFGAKEKFRLTEPSGRVGHAELDFGGTIVMLSDEFPECDIASPRTIGGTPVTIHLHVDDADATIRRAMEVGATLERAPADAFYGERSGVVRDPFGHRWNIGHSIEEVSPEEMQRRYTALLEQDAQ; encoded by the coding sequence ATGATCCACGAATTGTTCGCCTATCTCTGCGTCAGCGACGCCAAACAGGCGATCGCCTTCTATACCGAGGCCTTTGGCGCGAAAGAGAAGTTTCGCCTGACCGAACCGAGTGGCCGCGTCGGCCATGCCGAGCTGGATTTTGGCGGGACCATCGTCATGTTATCGGATGAATTTCCGGAATGCGATATCGCCAGCCCGCGCACCATCGGCGGCACGCCGGTGACCATCCATCTGCATGTGGACGATGCGGATGCCACGATCCGCCGCGCCATGGAAGTCGGCGCGACGCTGGAGCGCGCGCCGGCCGATGCCTTCTACGGCGAGCGCAGTGGCGTGGTGCGCGATCCCTTCGGCCACCGCTGGAATATCGGCCACAGCATCGAGGAGGTCTCGCCGGAGGAAATGCAGCGCCGCTATACGGCGCTGCTGGAGCAGGACGCGCAGTAA
- a CDS encoding ABC transporter substrate-binding protein, translating to MNKNRRLLALSIALAALPAQAFELLPMASMDDNHIFKLEVLQVTDIEPYQEALNGFLDTLKSQGIEQGKNLKVNRVRIDFDVENGGFWSRLGVLFRIRQEAARIATAKPDLALTIGTPATRHARGILEDARVPLVFTAVADPLEAGCASLNDGGPGVTGSTLYVDMRDSVRMVQQVFPAVKKIGMIHTDDENGVANVAAASSSASQIGMSVTARQVGKSDSIVPSLKAMFQDGKGVQMFAVPLDTYYGLHRYEPAIDLGEFGAAHQIPVVTLAMVHVPGAVMYVGADFRQVGSLAGVQAGKILRNRTKPDVLPILRQKTPTMLIDPERAAALKLDLPSAILAHKTATRNGFWMVDWEQVRPQ from the coding sequence ATGAATAAAAACAGAAGACTTCTCGCCCTCAGCATCGCCTTGGCCGCCCTGCCCGCCCAGGCGTTCGAGCTGCTGCCGATGGCATCGATGGACGACAACCACATATTCAAGCTGGAAGTGCTGCAGGTGACCGATATCGAGCCGTATCAGGAAGCCCTGAACGGCTTTCTCGACACCCTGAAAAGCCAGGGCATCGAGCAGGGCAAGAATCTGAAGGTGAACCGGGTACGCATCGACTTCGACGTGGAGAATGGCGGCTTCTGGAGCCGCCTGGGCGTGCTGTTCCGCATCCGCCAGGAAGCGGCGCGCATCGCCACGGCCAAACCCGATCTGGCGCTCACCATCGGCACACCGGCCACCCGCCATGCGCGCGGCATCCTGGAAGATGCGCGCGTGCCGCTGGTCTTCACCGCCGTGGCCGACCCGCTGGAAGCGGGCTGCGCCTCGCTCAACGACGGCGGGCCGGGCGTGACCGGCTCCACCCTGTACGTGGACATGCGCGACTCGGTGCGCATGGTGCAGCAGGTTTTCCCCGCCGTGAAAAAAATCGGCATGATCCATACCGACGACGAGAACGGCGTCGCCAACGTGGCCGCCGCCAGCTCCAGCGCCAGCCAGATCGGCATGTCGGTGACGGCGCGCCAGGTGGGCAAGAGCGACAGCATCGTGCCCTCGCTGAAAGCCATGTTCCAGGACGGGAAAGGGGTGCAGATGTTTGCCGTGCCGCTGGATACCTATTACGGCCTGCACCGCTATGAACCGGCCATCGATCTTGGCGAATTCGGCGCAGCCCACCAGATTCCGGTGGTCACGCTGGCCATGGTCCATGTGCCGGGCGCGGTGATGTATGTGGGCGCCGATTTCCGCCAGGTTGGCAGCCTGGCCGGGGTGCAGGCCGGGAAGATACTGCGCAACCGCACCAAGCCCGATGTGCTGCCCATCCTGCGCCAGAAAACACCGACCATGCTGATCGACCCGGAACGGGCAGCGGCGCTCAAGCTCGACCTGCCGTCCGCCATCCTGGCGCACAAGACGGCCACGCGCAACGGCTTCTGGATGGTCGATTGGGAGCAGGTACGGCCGCAGTAG
- a CDS encoding TorF family putative porin produces the protein MRENFAKLAPIACSLLFWTAAVQAQANEEAGKAAEAPPAPALTGSVTLASQYVSRGIRQTWDKPALQAGLDYVHPSGWSVGTWMSNVSKHFIEDGLLEWDIYGGYNGTVGDVGYSALLYYYKYPRAEIHATGTKFNYTEVSLGLTYKFLYAKYNRTVSRDFFGITNARGTGYLDIGANYDMGSGYTLNLHLGDGRVAGAGNDFWDWQDMKVGVTKALDKGWSVALAYTKARSDNNGYSNYTTGIPNANGVVEYKDVAKGTLVVSVSKAF, from the coding sequence ATGAGAGAGAATTTTGCCAAGTTGGCGCCGATTGCATGTTCCTTGCTGTTCTGGACAGCTGCGGTGCAGGCGCAGGCAAATGAGGAAGCGGGCAAGGCGGCCGAAGCGCCGCCAGCTCCCGCCTTGACGGGCAGCGTGACGTTGGCCTCGCAATACGTATCGCGCGGCATCCGCCAGACCTGGGATAAGCCGGCCTTGCAGGCCGGGCTGGATTATGTTCATCCCAGCGGCTGGTCGGTCGGCACCTGGATGTCCAACGTCAGCAAGCATTTCATCGAGGATGGCCTGCTGGAATGGGATATCTACGGCGGCTACAACGGCACGGTGGGCGATGTGGGCTACAGCGCGCTGCTGTATTACTACAAATATCCGCGCGCCGAGATCCACGCCACCGGCACCAAATTCAATTACACCGAAGTGTCGCTGGGCCTGACCTACAAATTCCTCTACGCGAAATACAACCGTACCGTGTCGCGCGACTTCTTCGGCATCACCAATGCGCGCGGCACCGGCTATCTGGACATCGGCGCCAACTACGATATGGGTTCGGGCTACACGCTCAATCTGCATCTGGGCGATGGCCGCGTGGCCGGCGCCGGCAATGATTTCTGGGATTGGCAGGACATGAAGGTGGGCGTGACCAAGGCGCTGGACAAGGGCTGGAGCGTGGCCCTGGCCTACACCAAGGCGCGTTCCGACAACAACGGCTATAGCAATTACACGACCGGCATTCCGAATGCGAACGGCGTGGTGGAATACAAGGACGTCGCCAAAGGTACGCTGGTGGTGTCTGTCAGTAAGGCCTTCTGA
- a CDS encoding methyl-accepting chemotaxis protein, with product MKQLKAKLVDTTRAGLSLSLNAKICAAATILVVLSLGVTATVIGIKSSNTAEADAMNLARTASREAAGALQSRITTNLATVRGVADSMRATRGSKQPMSREQTGEVVKAALLSSQDLLGAAVTWEPNALDGKDAEYAGKKPEYDDTGRYMPYWTRNDSGGVNVEPIVFSPQAGANDWYDIPKRSGKVYFTEPYVYPVNGKDVLMASLVAPITIDGKFQGTASADFMLTYLTKILADMKTIDQGTLALVSNGGLYASHPNAALIGKKAEDIPATGLERIRQGQAYEYQDDKGVVHILQPIFLHPDIGAWSVQLNFPRSVATASARELMGYTLIVSLLCAFATAVALVAILYRLTQPLRTLGTAMTGLASGDADLSARLEVKGNDELAVIGKGFNEFIGKIHAVLTEVRTSSDSVAVASSEIKQGNADLSARTEQQASALEETAASMDELTSTVKQNADNARQANQLAASASEVATKGGVVVSQVVDTMASINDSSKKIVDIISVIDGIAFQTNILALNAAVEAARAGEQGRGFAVVASEVRNLAQRSAAAAKEIKELIGDSVSKVEAGSQLVVSAGSTMDEVVSSVRRVSDIVGEIAAASVEQSTGISQVNQAITQMDSVTQQNAALVEEAAAAAESLQDQAAKLVSLVSAFKMDSGIAPPAMRRAAAPRAVVPAAKPAPARKAPAPAPKPAAASKPASVSGEDGWEEF from the coding sequence ATGAAGCAATTAAAAGCTAAGCTTGTGGACACAACCCGGGCTGGCCTGTCGCTGTCGCTGAATGCCAAAATCTGCGCGGCGGCGACCATACTCGTGGTGCTCAGCCTCGGTGTGACCGCCACGGTGATCGGCATCAAGAGCAGCAATACCGCGGAAGCGGATGCCATGAACCTGGCGCGCACCGCCTCGCGCGAGGCTGCGGGCGCGTTGCAAAGCCGCATCACGACCAATCTGGCGACCGTGCGCGGCGTGGCCGACAGCATGCGCGCCACGCGTGGCAGCAAGCAGCCGATGTCGCGCGAGCAGACCGGCGAAGTGGTGAAGGCGGCCCTGCTGTCCTCGCAGGACTTGCTGGGCGCGGCCGTGACTTGGGAACCGAATGCGCTGGACGGCAAGGATGCCGAATACGCCGGCAAGAAGCCGGAGTATGACGATACCGGCCGCTACATGCCTTACTGGACCCGCAACGATTCCGGCGGCGTGAATGTGGAACCGATCGTGTTCTCGCCGCAGGCCGGCGCCAACGACTGGTACGACATTCCCAAGCGCAGCGGCAAAGTGTATTTCACCGAGCCTTATGTCTACCCGGTCAACGGCAAGGATGTGCTGATGGCATCCCTGGTGGCGCCGATCACGATCGACGGTAAATTCCAGGGCACGGCCAGCGCCGACTTCATGCTGACCTATCTGACCAAGATCCTGGCCGATATGAAGACCATCGACCAGGGCACGCTGGCGCTGGTGTCGAACGGCGGCCTGTATGCCAGCCACCCGAACGCCGCCCTGATTGGCAAGAAGGCGGAAGACATTCCGGCCACCGGCCTGGAACGCATCCGCCAGGGCCAGGCTTACGAATACCAGGACGACAAGGGCGTCGTCCACATTCTGCAGCCGATCTTCCTGCATCCGGACATCGGCGCCTGGTCGGTGCAGCTGAATTTCCCGCGCAGCGTGGCAACCGCCTCGGCGCGCGAGCTGATGGGCTATACCCTGATCGTCTCGCTGCTGTGCGCCTTCGCCACCGCCGTGGCCTTGGTCGCCATCCTGTACCGCCTGACGCAGCCGCTGCGTACCCTGGGCACGGCCATGACCGGCCTGGCCAGCGGCGACGCCGACTTGAGCGCAAGGCTGGAGGTGAAGGGCAACGACGAACTGGCCGTGATCGGCAAGGGCTTCAATGAATTCATCGGCAAGATCCACGCCGTGCTGACCGAGGTGCGCACCAGCTCCGACAGCGTGGCCGTGGCCAGCAGCGAAATCAAGCAGGGCAATGCCGACCTGTCGGCGCGCACCGAGCAGCAGGCCAGCGCGCTGGAGGAAACCGCAGCATCGATGGACGAGCTGACCTCCACCGTCAAGCAGAACGCCGACAATGCGCGCCAGGCCAACCAGCTGGCGGCGTCGGCCTCGGAGGTCGCGACCAAGGGCGGCGTGGTGGTGTCGCAGGTGGTCGATACCATGGCGTCGATCAACGATTCCTCGAAAAAGATTGTGGACATTATCAGCGTGATCGACGGCATCGCCTTCCAGACCAATATCCTGGCGCTGAACGCGGCGGTGGAAGCCGCCCGCGCCGGCGAACAGGGACGCGGCTTCGCCGTGGTGGCCTCCGAGGTGCGCAATCTGGCGCAGCGCAGCGCCGCGGCCGCCAAGGAAATCAAGGAACTGATCGGCGATTCGGTCAGCAAGGTGGAAGCGGGCAGCCAGCTGGTGGTGAGCGCCGGCAGCACGATGGATGAAGTGGTGTCCAGCGTGCGCCGCGTCAGCGACATCGTGGGCGAGATCGCCGCCGCCAGCGTTGAACAGAGCACCGGCATCAGCCAGGTCAACCAGGCCATCACCCAGATGGACAGCGTGACCCAGCAGAATGCGGCCCTGGTCGAGGAAGCGGCAGCGGCGGCGGAAAGCCTGCAGGACCAGGCGGCCAAGCTGGTATCGCTGGTGAGCGCGTTCAAGATGGACAGCGGCATTGCGCCGCCGGCCATGCGGCGCGCGGCTGCGCCAAGGGCCGTGGTGCCTGCGGCCAAGCCGGCGCCGGCCCGCAAGGCGCCAGCGCCAGCGCCTAAACCGGCAGCGGCATCCAAACCGGCTTCGGTCAGCGGCGAAGACGGCTGGGAAGAGTTCTAA
- a CDS encoding ABC transporter substrate-binding protein gives MNIRTARLKPALLALFAGLSCCMAAAQPMPTITVAWRLKPPYHYAENGELKGLLLLRAQAIFSEAGISTRFVNEPQRRIWNNLAHGEPNYCSVSWYRLPEREAVAQFSQPFHMDQTHIVLTATRNQDEIKAHATLPELLADKELTLGVIDGVSYGPELDAMMARSANQIMRRTVDTPSMLRMLAAGRATYVIVDRADWTFFKERDPLAQTLVMLEYPDMPAGLPRHIVCSSNVPEGLMEKLNRAIASTPGTPGPSSGTGTPRKRRGEALRNGQGRPMPPWRTSATDGPRGKERRADCRTQSATHFD, from the coding sequence ATGAATATCCGCACCGCACGCTTGAAACCCGCTCTGCTGGCCCTGTTCGCCGGCTTGAGCTGTTGCATGGCCGCGGCCCAGCCCATGCCCACCATCACGGTCGCATGGCGCTTGAAACCACCGTATCACTATGCTGAGAACGGCGAACTGAAAGGCTTGCTGCTGCTGCGCGCGCAAGCCATCTTCAGCGAAGCAGGAATTTCAACCCGTTTTGTGAACGAGCCGCAGCGGCGCATCTGGAACAATCTGGCGCATGGCGAACCGAATTACTGCTCGGTGAGCTGGTATCGCCTGCCCGAGCGCGAGGCGGTGGCGCAGTTCAGCCAGCCCTTCCACATGGACCAGACCCATATCGTACTGACCGCCACGCGCAATCAGGACGAGATCAAGGCACATGCCACCCTGCCCGAACTGCTGGCTGACAAGGAACTCACGCTAGGGGTGATCGACGGCGTATCCTACGGCCCGGAACTGGACGCGATGATGGCGCGCAGCGCCAACCAGATCATGCGGCGTACCGTGGACACGCCCTCGATGCTGCGCATGCTGGCCGCAGGCCGCGCCACGTATGTGATTGTGGACCGCGCCGATTGGACCTTCTTCAAGGAGCGCGATCCGCTGGCGCAGACCCTGGTCATGCTGGAATACCCCGATATGCCGGCCGGCCTGCCGCGCCACATCGTTTGCAGCAGCAATGTGCCGGAGGGTTTGATGGAAAAATTGAACCGCGCCATCGCCAGTACACCCGGCACGCCAGGTCCATCCAGCGGTACCGGAACGCCGCGCAAACGGCGCGGCGAAGCACTCAGAAATGGCCAGGGGCGGCCGATGCCGCCGTGGCGGACCTCCGCAACCGACGGGCCGAGAGGCAAAGAACGGCGGGCGGACTGCAGGACGCAGTCCGCCACCCACTTCGATTAG
- a CDS encoding DUF4331 domain-containing protein translates to MENIIKYPLRVALAAGMLAGLGAAPVLASSHREAPFITRIPKADATDFYMFRSYEPGREKFVTLVANYLPLQDAYGGPNYFQLDPDALYEIHIDNNGDAKEDISFQFRFTNTVKNAQFTVGGKKVPIPLIINGGPINDVNPPGLNVRETYSVTVVRGDRRGGARAALSNAGNGSVVFDKPVDNIGNKAIPDYAGYAGRHIYSVKIPGCETPGRMFVGQRKDSFAVNLGETFDLVNYKAPAVEFLPNAEKNARDDLADKNVTTIALEVAAACLTAPGSADPVIGGWTTASLRQGRLLNPVPGDAVGASKEGGAWTQVSRLGMPLVNELVIGLKDKDRFNHSKPAADGQFATYVTNPTLPALVEVLFGNAGAKAPTNFPRNDLVATFLTGVKGLNQPANVKASEMLRLNTAIAPVAMGAQKRLGVIDGDNAGFPNGRRPGDDVVDIELRVAMGKLCTLNLGCAPADAPAGAIRFTDGAYLDDSFFTASFPYLKTPIPGSPQQ, encoded by the coding sequence ATGGAAAATATCATCAAATACCCATTGCGTGTCGCGCTGGCGGCCGGCATGCTGGCCGGGCTGGGGGCGGCGCCGGTCCTGGCGTCCAGCCACCGAGAAGCTCCCTTCATTACCCGCATTCCCAAGGCCGACGCCACGGATTTTTACATGTTCCGCAGCTATGAGCCGGGGCGCGAAAAGTTCGTGACGCTGGTTGCGAATTATCTTCCTTTGCAGGATGCCTACGGTGGCCCGAATTACTTCCAGCTTGACCCGGATGCGCTCTATGAAATCCATATCGATAACAATGGCGATGCGAAGGAGGACATCAGTTTCCAGTTCCGCTTCACGAATACTGTGAAGAATGCGCAGTTCACGGTGGGCGGCAAGAAAGTGCCCATCCCGCTGATCATTAACGGCGGTCCGATCAACGACGTGAATCCGCCCGGCCTGAATGTGCGCGAGACGTATTCGGTGACGGTGGTGCGGGGCGACCGGCGCGGCGGCGCGCGCGCGGCGCTCAGCAATGCAGGCAACGGCAGCGTGGTGTTCGATAAGCCGGTGGACAATATTGGCAACAAGGCCATTCCCGATTACGCGGGCTATGCAGGGCGCCATATCTACAGCGTGAAGATTCCCGGCTGCGAAACGCCGGGGCGCATGTTCGTCGGCCAGCGCAAGGATTCCTTCGCCGTCAACCTGGGCGAGACGTTTGACCTCGTCAACTACAAGGCGCCGGCGGTGGAATTCCTGCCCAATGCCGAGAAGAATGCGCGCGACGATCTGGCCGACAAGAATGTCACGACGATCGCGCTGGAGGTTGCCGCCGCCTGCCTGACTGCGCCGGGTTCGGCCGACCCTGTGATCGGCGGCTGGACCACGGCCAGCCTGCGCCAGGGACGGCTGTTGAACCCCGTACCCGGCGATGCCGTCGGCGCCTCGAAGGAGGGTGGCGCATGGACCCAGGTCTCGCGCCTTGGCATGCCGCTGGTGAACGAGCTGGTGATCGGTTTGAAGGACAAGGACCGCTTCAATCACAGCAAACCGGCCGCCGATGGCCAGTTCGCCACCTATGTGACGAATCCCACGCTGCCGGCCCTGGTCGAGGTCTTGTTCGGCAATGCCGGCGCCAAAGCGCCCACCAATTTCCCGCGCAATGATCTGGTGGCCACCTTCCTCACCGGGGTGAAAGGCTTGAACCAGCCGGCGAACGTGAAAGCGTCCGAGATGCTGCGCCTGAACACAGCGATTGCGCCGGTGGCGATGGGGGCGCAGAAGCGTCTGGGCGTGATCGATGGCGACAACGCGGGCTTTCCCAACGGCCGCCGGCCTGGCGACGACGTGGTCGACATCGAACTGCGTGTCGCCATGGGCAAGCTGTGTACCTTGAACCTGGGCTGCGCACCGGCCGACGCACCGGCCGGCGCCATTCGCTTTACCGATGGAGCGTATCTGGACGACAGCTTCTTTACCGCGTCCTTCCCTTATCTGAAAACGCCGATTCCCGGCTCACCCCAGCAATAA
- a CDS encoding tetratricopeptide repeat protein, with protein MKAFAIPVISMLVWMAWTAPAGASPRIPRDAAEVLETLPRQVDGQAQELQRMRTALSSAPHRLQLATALARRYIEAGRRESDPRYFGHAQAVLQPWWNQTAPPAEVRLLRATLLQNSHRFAEAQADLAALTEQNPGDAQAWLIRSTVHVVQGQYAEAKTACARLSLLASPLVSAACIANAAGLSGNLAQSEGLLRTVLARYPDEAAGLRAWAKTLLAEMAARRGDAAVAEQSFRSALDADPRDSYLLGAYADFLLDQNRADEVIGLLRMHGRADALLLRYALALRQSGKDAVALVAASSELQARFQAAAMRGDTVHRREEARYALHLRGDGKTALGLALANWQVQKEVADARILLEAALAANEVQAAIPASRWIRAAGMEDRALAMLLGKLDARVRRAS; from the coding sequence ATGAAAGCCTTTGCTATCCCTGTTATATCCATGCTGGTCTGGATGGCTTGGACGGCGCCGGCGGGCGCCAGCCCCCGCATACCGCGCGATGCTGCCGAAGTGCTGGAGACGCTGCCGCGTCAGGTCGATGGGCAGGCGCAGGAACTGCAGCGCATGCGCACCGCGCTGAGTTCCGCGCCGCATCGGCTGCAGCTTGCCACGGCATTGGCGCGGCGCTATATCGAAGCGGGGCGGCGGGAAAGCGATCCGCGCTACTTCGGCCATGCGCAGGCCGTGCTGCAACCCTGGTGGAACCAGACCGCTCCCCCGGCCGAAGTGCGCCTGCTGCGAGCCACGCTGCTGCAGAACAGCCACCGCTTCGCCGAAGCCCAGGCCGACCTGGCTGCGCTGACGGAACAGAACCCGGGCGATGCGCAGGCCTGGCTGATCCGCTCCACCGTGCATGTGGTGCAAGGCCAGTACGCCGAGGCCAAGACCGCCTGCGCCAGGCTATCGCTGCTGGCTAGTCCCCTGGTCAGCGCGGCTTGCATCGCCAATGCCGCAGGTTTGAGCGGGAATCTGGCGCAAAGCGAGGGACTGTTGCGGACAGTATTGGCCCGCTATCCTGACGAAGCCGCCGGGCTGCGTGCTTGGGCGAAAACCCTGCTGGCCGAAATGGCGGCGCGGCGTGGCGATGCCGCTGTTGCGGAACAAAGCTTCCGCAGCGCGCTGGACGCGGACCCGCGCGACAGCTATCTGCTGGGTGCATACGCCGATTTTCTGCTCGATCAGAATCGTGCGGACGAGGTTATCGGCCTGTTGCGCATGCATGGCCGCGCCGACGCGCTGCTGCTGCGTTATGCGCTGGCGCTGCGCCAATCCGGTAAGGACGCTGTCGCCCTGGTCGCCGCCAGCAGTGAGCTGCAGGCGCGTTTTCAGGCGGCAGCCATGCGCGGCGACACGGTTCATCGGCGGGAAGAGGCGCGCTACGCCTTGCATCTGCGCGGTGACGGTAAAACAGCCCTGGGCCTGGCGCTGGCGAACTGGCAGGTGCAGAAGGAGGTGGCCGATGCCCGCATCCTGCTTGAAGCGGCATTGGCAGCGAACGAAGTGCAGGCTGCCATTCCTGCCTCGCGCTGGATCAGGGCGGCGGGAATGGAGGACCGTGCGCTTGCCATGTTGCTCGGCAAGCTCGACGCCAGAGTTCGGAGGGCGTCATGA